One Periophthalmus magnuspinnatus isolate fPerMag1 chromosome 15, fPerMag1.2.pri, whole genome shotgun sequence genomic window carries:
- the mapk8a gene encoding mitogen-activated protein kinase 8 isoform X2: MNKNKREKEFYSVDVGDSTFIVLKRYQNLRPIGSGAQGIVCSAYDQVLERNVAIKKLSRPFQNQTHAKRAYRELVLMKYVNHKNIIGLLNVFTPQKSLEEFQDVYLVMELMDANLCQVIQMELDHERLSYLLYQMLCGIKHLHAAGIIHRDLKPSNIVVKSDCTLKILDFGLARTAATGLLMTPYVVTRYYRAPEVILGMGYQANVDVWSVGCIVAEMIRGSVLFPGTDHIDQWNKVIEQLGTPTQEFMMKLNQSVRTYVENRPRYAGYSFEKLFPDVLFPADSDHNKLKASQARDLLSKMLVIDASKRISVDEALKHPYINVWYDPAEVEAPSPKIPDKQLDEREHTVEEWKELIYKEVYDWEEWHRNGVIRGQPSPLGAAVVDSPPQPASSSSSVNDVSSMSTEPSDPSSDPTMTSETESSLDSHTSLGALACCR, translated from the exons atgaacaaaaataagagagaaaaagagtttTACAGTGTTGATGTTGGAGATTCAACATTCATAGTGCTGAAGAGATATCAGAATTTAAGGCCTATTGGCTCAGGGGCACAGGGGATTGTCTG CTCTGCCTATGACCAGGTACTTGAACGAAATGTTGCCATTAAGAAACTAAGTCGACCATTTCAAAATCAGACTCATGCCAAACGCGCATACAGAGAGTTAGTTCTTATGAAATATGTCAATCACAAAAAT ATTATTGgccttttaaatgttttcacaCCACAAAAATCTTTAGAAGAATTCCAAGATGT aTATTTGGTGATGGAGCTGATGGATGCAAACCTCTGCCAGGTCATTCAGATGGAGTTGGATCATGAGCGACTGTCGTATCTGCTCTACCAGATgttgtgtggcattaaacacctTCACGCCGCTGGCATCATTCACAGG GATCTGAAGCCCAGTAACATAGTAGTGAAATCTGATTGCACACTGAAAATTTTGGATTTTGGTCTGGCTCGGACAGCTGCGACAGGCCTCCTGATGACTCCATATGTGGTTACACGTTACTACAGAGCACCAGAAGTGATCCTGGGCATGGGATATCAGGCCAATG TGGATGTGTGGTCGGTCGGCTGCATAGTGGCTGAGATGATCAGGGGAAGCGTGTTGTTCCCTGGCACCGATC ATATTGACCAGTGGAACAAGGTAATCGAGCAGCTAGGCACCCCGACCCAGGAGTTCATGATGAAGCTGAACCAATCAGTCAGGACGTATGTGGAAAACAGACCTCGTTATGCAGGTTACAGCTTTGAGAAGCTCTTTCCTGATGTCCTCTTCCCAGCTGATTCAGATCACAACAAGCTTAAAG CAAGCCAAGCAAGAGATCTTCTGTCCAAGATGTTAGTGATCGATGCCTCCAAACGTATTTCTGTAGATGAGGCCCTAAAGCATCCTTATATCAATGTTTGGTACGATCCTGCAGAAGTGGAAGCA CCATCTCCAAAAATCCCAGACAAACAGCTGGATGAGAGAGAGCACACAGTGGAAGAATGGAAAG aGCTGATTTATAAAGAAGTATATGATTGGGAAGAATGGCATAGAAATGGAGTTATAAGAGGTCAGCCATCTCCTTTAG GTGCAGCAGTAGTGGACAGCCCCCCTCagcccgcctcctcctcctcttcagtcaATGATGTGTCGTCCATGTCCACAGAGCCGTCAGACCCCAGCAGTGACCCCACCATGACCTCGGAGACAGAGAGCAGTTTGGACAGTCACACTTCACTCGGTGCTCTGGCCTGTTGCAGATAA
- the mapk8a gene encoding mitogen-activated protein kinase 8 isoform X1, producing the protein MNKNKREKEFYSVDVGDSTFIVLKRYQNLRPIGSGAQGIVCSAYDQVLERNVAIKKLSRPFQNQTHAKRAYRELVLMKYVNHKNIIGLLNVFTPQKSLEEFQDVYLVMELMDANLCQVIQMELDHERLSYLLYQMLCGIKHLHAAGIIHRDLKPSNIVVKSDCTLKILDFGLARTAATGLLMTPYVVTRYYRAPEVILGMGYQANVDIWSVGCILAEMVRHKILFPGRDYIDQWNKVIEQLGTPTQEFMMKLNQSVRTYVENRPRYAGYSFEKLFPDVLFPADSDHNKLKASQARDLLSKMLVIDASKRISVDEALKHPYINVWYDPAEVEAPSPKIPDKQLDEREHTVEEWKELIYKEVYDWEEWHRNGVIRGQPSPLGAAVVDSPPQPASSSSSVNDVSSMSTEPSDPSSDPTMTSETESSLDSHTSLGALACCR; encoded by the exons atgaacaaaaataagagagaaaaagagtttTACAGTGTTGATGTTGGAGATTCAACATTCATAGTGCTGAAGAGATATCAGAATTTAAGGCCTATTGGCTCAGGGGCACAGGGGATTGTCTG CTCTGCCTATGACCAGGTACTTGAACGAAATGTTGCCATTAAGAAACTAAGTCGACCATTTCAAAATCAGACTCATGCCAAACGCGCATACAGAGAGTTAGTTCTTATGAAATATGTCAATCACAAAAAT ATTATTGgccttttaaatgttttcacaCCACAAAAATCTTTAGAAGAATTCCAAGATGT aTATTTGGTGATGGAGCTGATGGATGCAAACCTCTGCCAGGTCATTCAGATGGAGTTGGATCATGAGCGACTGTCGTATCTGCTCTACCAGATgttgtgtggcattaaacacctTCACGCCGCTGGCATCATTCACAGG GATCTGAAGCCCAGTAACATAGTAGTGAAATCTGATTGCACACTGAAAATTTTGGATTTTGGTCTGGCTCGGACAGCTGCGACAGGCCTCCTGATGACTCCATATGTGGTTACACGTTACTACAGAGCACCAGAAGTGATCCTGGGCATGGGATATCAGGCCAATG TGGACATATGGTCTGTGGGCTGCATACTGGCTGAAATGGTTCGCCATAAAATCCTATTCCCAGGAAGGGACT ATATTGACCAGTGGAACAAGGTAATCGAGCAGCTAGGCACCCCGACCCAGGAGTTCATGATGAAGCTGAACCAATCAGTCAGGACGTATGTGGAAAACAGACCTCGTTATGCAGGTTACAGCTTTGAGAAGCTCTTTCCTGATGTCCTCTTCCCAGCTGATTCAGATCACAACAAGCTTAAAG CAAGCCAAGCAAGAGATCTTCTGTCCAAGATGTTAGTGATCGATGCCTCCAAACGTATTTCTGTAGATGAGGCCCTAAAGCATCCTTATATCAATGTTTGGTACGATCCTGCAGAAGTGGAAGCA CCATCTCCAAAAATCCCAGACAAACAGCTGGATGAGAGAGAGCACACAGTGGAAGAATGGAAAG aGCTGATTTATAAAGAAGTATATGATTGGGAAGAATGGCATAGAAATGGAGTTATAAGAGGTCAGCCATCTCCTTTAG GTGCAGCAGTAGTGGACAGCCCCCCTCagcccgcctcctcctcctcttcagtcaATGATGTGTCGTCCATGTCCACAGAGCCGTCAGACCCCAGCAGTGACCCCACCATGACCTCGGAGACAGAGAGCAGTTTGGACAGTCACACTTCACTCGGTGCTCTGGCCTGTTGCAGATAA
- the mapk8a gene encoding mitogen-activated protein kinase 8 isoform X5, with protein MIITLRALLEQGRTFFDAQKAAFEEFTMNKNKREKEFYSVDVGDSTFIVLKRYQNLRPIGSGAQGIVCSAYDQVLERNVAIKKLSRPFQNQTHAKRAYRELVLMKYVNHKNIIGLLNVFTPQKSLEEFQDVYLVMELMDANLCQVIQMELDHERLSYLLYQMLCGIKHLHAAGIIHRDLKPSNIVVKSDCTLKILDFGLARTAATGLLMTPYVVTRYYRAPEVILGMGYQANVDIWSVGCILAEMVRHKILFPGRDYIDQWNKVIEQLGTPTQEFMMKLNQSVRTYVENRPRYAGYSFEKLFPDVLFPADSDHNKLKASQARDLLSKMLVIDASKRISVDEALKHPYINVWYDPAEVEAPSPKIPDKQLDEREHTVEEWKELIYKEVYDWEEWHRNGVIRGQPSPLGAAVVDSPPQPASSSSSVNDVSSMSTEPSDPSSDPTMTSETESSLDSHTSLGALACCR; from the exons AGGACCTTTTTTGATGCTCAGAAAGCTGCTTTTGAAGAATtcacaatgaacaaaaataagagagaaaaagagtttTACAGTGTTGATGTTGGAGATTCAACATTCATAGTGCTGAAGAGATATCAGAATTTAAGGCCTATTGGCTCAGGGGCACAGGGGATTGTCTG CTCTGCCTATGACCAGGTACTTGAACGAAATGTTGCCATTAAGAAACTAAGTCGACCATTTCAAAATCAGACTCATGCCAAACGCGCATACAGAGAGTTAGTTCTTATGAAATATGTCAATCACAAAAAT ATTATTGgccttttaaatgttttcacaCCACAAAAATCTTTAGAAGAATTCCAAGATGT aTATTTGGTGATGGAGCTGATGGATGCAAACCTCTGCCAGGTCATTCAGATGGAGTTGGATCATGAGCGACTGTCGTATCTGCTCTACCAGATgttgtgtggcattaaacacctTCACGCCGCTGGCATCATTCACAGG GATCTGAAGCCCAGTAACATAGTAGTGAAATCTGATTGCACACTGAAAATTTTGGATTTTGGTCTGGCTCGGACAGCTGCGACAGGCCTCCTGATGACTCCATATGTGGTTACACGTTACTACAGAGCACCAGAAGTGATCCTGGGCATGGGATATCAGGCCAATG TGGACATATGGTCTGTGGGCTGCATACTGGCTGAAATGGTTCGCCATAAAATCCTATTCCCAGGAAGGGACT ATATTGACCAGTGGAACAAGGTAATCGAGCAGCTAGGCACCCCGACCCAGGAGTTCATGATGAAGCTGAACCAATCAGTCAGGACGTATGTGGAAAACAGACCTCGTTATGCAGGTTACAGCTTTGAGAAGCTCTTTCCTGATGTCCTCTTCCCAGCTGATTCAGATCACAACAAGCTTAAAG CAAGCCAAGCAAGAGATCTTCTGTCCAAGATGTTAGTGATCGATGCCTCCAAACGTATTTCTGTAGATGAGGCCCTAAAGCATCCTTATATCAATGTTTGGTACGATCCTGCAGAAGTGGAAGCA CCATCTCCAAAAATCCCAGACAAACAGCTGGATGAGAGAGAGCACACAGTGGAAGAATGGAAAG aGCTGATTTATAAAGAAGTATATGATTGGGAAGAATGGCATAGAAATGGAGTTATAAGAGGTCAGCCATCTCCTTTAG GTGCAGCAGTAGTGGACAGCCCCCCTCagcccgcctcctcctcctcttcagtcaATGATGTGTCGTCCATGTCCACAGAGCCGTCAGACCCCAGCAGTGACCCCACCATGACCTCGGAGACAGAGAGCAGTTTGGACAGTCACACTTCACTCGGTGCTCTGGCCTGTTGCAGATAA
- the mapk8a gene encoding mitogen-activated protein kinase 8 isoform X4, with protein sequence MNKNKREKEFYSVDVGDSTFIVLKRYQNLRPIGSGAQGIVCSAYDQVLERNVAIKKLSRPFQNQTHAKRAYRELVLMKYVNHKNIIGLLNVFTPQKSLEEFQDVYLVMELMDANLCQVIQMELDHERLSYLLYQMLCGIKHLHAAGIIHRDLKPSNIVVKSDCTLKILDFGLARTAATGLLMTPYVVTRYYRAPEVILGMGYQANVDIWSVGCILAEMVRHKILFPGRDYIDQWNKVIEQLGTPTQEFMMKLNQSVRTYVENRPRYAGYSFEKLFPDVLFPADSDHNKLKASQARDLLSKMLVIDASKRISVDEALKHPYINVWYDPAEVEAPSPKIPDKQLDEREHTVEEWKELIYKEVYDWEEWHRNGVIRGQPSPLAQVQQ encoded by the exons atgaacaaaaataagagagaaaaagagtttTACAGTGTTGATGTTGGAGATTCAACATTCATAGTGCTGAAGAGATATCAGAATTTAAGGCCTATTGGCTCAGGGGCACAGGGGATTGTCTG CTCTGCCTATGACCAGGTACTTGAACGAAATGTTGCCATTAAGAAACTAAGTCGACCATTTCAAAATCAGACTCATGCCAAACGCGCATACAGAGAGTTAGTTCTTATGAAATATGTCAATCACAAAAAT ATTATTGgccttttaaatgttttcacaCCACAAAAATCTTTAGAAGAATTCCAAGATGT aTATTTGGTGATGGAGCTGATGGATGCAAACCTCTGCCAGGTCATTCAGATGGAGTTGGATCATGAGCGACTGTCGTATCTGCTCTACCAGATgttgtgtggcattaaacacctTCACGCCGCTGGCATCATTCACAGG GATCTGAAGCCCAGTAACATAGTAGTGAAATCTGATTGCACACTGAAAATTTTGGATTTTGGTCTGGCTCGGACAGCTGCGACAGGCCTCCTGATGACTCCATATGTGGTTACACGTTACTACAGAGCACCAGAAGTGATCCTGGGCATGGGATATCAGGCCAATG TGGACATATGGTCTGTGGGCTGCATACTGGCTGAAATGGTTCGCCATAAAATCCTATTCCCAGGAAGGGACT ATATTGACCAGTGGAACAAGGTAATCGAGCAGCTAGGCACCCCGACCCAGGAGTTCATGATGAAGCTGAACCAATCAGTCAGGACGTATGTGGAAAACAGACCTCGTTATGCAGGTTACAGCTTTGAGAAGCTCTTTCCTGATGTCCTCTTCCCAGCTGATTCAGATCACAACAAGCTTAAAG CAAGCCAAGCAAGAGATCTTCTGTCCAAGATGTTAGTGATCGATGCCTCCAAACGTATTTCTGTAGATGAGGCCCTAAAGCATCCTTATATCAATGTTTGGTACGATCCTGCAGAAGTGGAAGCA CCATCTCCAAAAATCCCAGACAAACAGCTGGATGAGAGAGAGCACACAGTGGAAGAATGGAAAG aGCTGATTTATAAAGAAGTATATGATTGGGAAGAATGGCATAGAAATGGAGTTATAAGAGGTCAGCCATCTCCTTTAG CACAGGTGCAGCAGTAG
- the mapk8a gene encoding mitogen-activated protein kinase 8 isoform X3: protein MNKNKREKEFYSVDVGDSTFIVLKRYQNLRPIGSGAQGIVCSAYDQVLERNVAIKKLSRPFQNQTHAKRAYRELVLMKYVNHKNIIGLLNVFTPQKSLEEFQDVYLVMELMDANLCQVIQMELDHERLSYLLYQMLCGIKHLHAAGIIHRDLKPSNIVVKSDCTLKILDFGLARTAATGLLMTPYVVTRYYRAPEVILGMGYQANVDVWSVGCIVAEMIRGSVLFPGTDHIDQWNKVIEQLGTPTQEFMMKLNQSVRTYVENRPRYAGYSFEKLFPDVLFPADSDHNKLKASQARDLLSKMLVIDASKRISVDEALKHPYINVWYDPAEVEAPSPKIPDKQLDEREHTVEEWKELIYKEVYDWEEWHRNGVIRGQPSPLAQVQQ from the exons atgaacaaaaataagagagaaaaagagtttTACAGTGTTGATGTTGGAGATTCAACATTCATAGTGCTGAAGAGATATCAGAATTTAAGGCCTATTGGCTCAGGGGCACAGGGGATTGTCTG CTCTGCCTATGACCAGGTACTTGAACGAAATGTTGCCATTAAGAAACTAAGTCGACCATTTCAAAATCAGACTCATGCCAAACGCGCATACAGAGAGTTAGTTCTTATGAAATATGTCAATCACAAAAAT ATTATTGgccttttaaatgttttcacaCCACAAAAATCTTTAGAAGAATTCCAAGATGT aTATTTGGTGATGGAGCTGATGGATGCAAACCTCTGCCAGGTCATTCAGATGGAGTTGGATCATGAGCGACTGTCGTATCTGCTCTACCAGATgttgtgtggcattaaacacctTCACGCCGCTGGCATCATTCACAGG GATCTGAAGCCCAGTAACATAGTAGTGAAATCTGATTGCACACTGAAAATTTTGGATTTTGGTCTGGCTCGGACAGCTGCGACAGGCCTCCTGATGACTCCATATGTGGTTACACGTTACTACAGAGCACCAGAAGTGATCCTGGGCATGGGATATCAGGCCAATG TGGATGTGTGGTCGGTCGGCTGCATAGTGGCTGAGATGATCAGGGGAAGCGTGTTGTTCCCTGGCACCGATC ATATTGACCAGTGGAACAAGGTAATCGAGCAGCTAGGCACCCCGACCCAGGAGTTCATGATGAAGCTGAACCAATCAGTCAGGACGTATGTGGAAAACAGACCTCGTTATGCAGGTTACAGCTTTGAGAAGCTCTTTCCTGATGTCCTCTTCCCAGCTGATTCAGATCACAACAAGCTTAAAG CAAGCCAAGCAAGAGATCTTCTGTCCAAGATGTTAGTGATCGATGCCTCCAAACGTATTTCTGTAGATGAGGCCCTAAAGCATCCTTATATCAATGTTTGGTACGATCCTGCAGAAGTGGAAGCA CCATCTCCAAAAATCCCAGACAAACAGCTGGATGAGAGAGAGCACACAGTGGAAGAATGGAAAG aGCTGATTTATAAAGAAGTATATGATTGGGAAGAATGGCATAGAAATGGAGTTATAAGAGGTCAGCCATCTCCTTTAG CACAGGTGCAGCAGTAG